GCCGCGATATATGAGTTTAGATCAAATGGACCTATTTCATCGTTTGGGAACATCGATTTGTACTTCCTGTAGAATTCACTATTTTGGTCTATAGGACTACCTATAAATGTTATGATATCTCCATTTGCTGAATCACCTGCTATCTTGATATATTCATCAGTTTTGAGACCATCTCCTCCTACGAAAGGTACGTTTAGTCCAACCTCATCTGCCTGTTTCGTTAATAGTGCACCTTCTACATAAACTCCACCAAAAAATATTGCTTGAGGAGATGTTTGTTTTACTTTTGTAAGTAGTGCTTTAAAGTTTCTTGAACCAACAGTTATGGAATCTCTACCAAGAATCTGTCCACCCAATCTCTTAAATTCTTTTTCAAATTCATCTGCTAAGCCCTGGCCATATTCTGTTTTATCGTCAATAACATATATATTTTTAATCCCTTTTTTAACAAGAAATTTTGCTGCTACAGGACCTTGCTGAGCATCAGTAGGACACACTCTGAAAACGTTTTTAAATCCTTGAAGAGTTAGCTTAGGGTTTGTTGATGCAGGGGTTATCATAATCAAATTTTTTCTACTGTAGATAGCAGAGGCTGGTATTGAACATCCACTATTCAAATGTCCTACTACACCTATTATCGAATTATCTGAAACTATTTTTGATGCTACATTCACTGCTTCACCCTCATTTGCCCTATCATCAAAGAATGCCAACTCTAACTTCGCATTTGTAAACTCATTTGTCATCTCAACATACGCTAGTATAACACCTCTTTTTATTCCTTGGCCTAGTGTTGCTATATCACCCGTAAGTGGAGCAGCAACTGCTATCCTATATACTTTTCGAGAAGTTTCTTGTGAACAACCATAGATTAGAAGTAATGATATAACAAAAACCAGAACAATAGAAATCAACTTAGTATATCCTTTCATCACTTTTTCCTCCTTTTGGTTGAGTTGTCTAGGTATAGATTATAAAGGCTTTTCTCTATGATGGCAAGTTTTTATATCACTTATTAAAACTTAATTTGTTTTTTCAATTGGCTCTGGTTTTTAATCTATATTGAGATGATATACAACTACAGAGAAATTGTACCCAGAATACATTATAGCGCTTACATATCTGATAGCGCAAGTATTATAGGTGATGTAGAAATAGGTGAAGATAGTAGCGTCTGGTTTGGTGCTGTTATAAGGGGTGATGTATGCTTCGTAAAAATAGGTAGAAGCAGTAATATCCAAGATAACGCTGTTGTCCACGTAAATCATAATGTACCCACTATAATAGGCGACTATGTTACCATAGGACATAATGCAATAATACATGGATCAACTATTTCCGATTATGTTATTGTTGGTATGGGAGCAATAGTATTAGATAATGTAAGAGTGAATAGCAACGTGATAATAGGAGCTGGGAGTGTAGTTCCACCAAGAATGGAGATTCCTAGTGGTGTTTTGGTACTTGGAGCACCAGCAAAAATTGTTAGAGAATTAACCTCAGAAGAAATCGAATATATAAGAAGAAATGCTATCGAGTATGTGAATTTAGGTAAATCTATGAAAACCTAGGTAAATTCATTAAATAAAATCGATAAGGAGCCCTTTATGCCGTATGACAAAGAAGCTATTGATAGAGCTAAGAAATTAGGAGTTTTTGAGAGAAG
The DNA window shown above is from Brevinematales bacterium and carries:
- a CDS encoding branched-chain amino acid ABC transporter substrate-binding protein, which translates into the protein MKGYTKLISIVLVFVISLLLIYGCSQETSRKVYRIAVAAPLTGDIATLGQGIKRGVILAYVEMTNEFTNAKLELAFFDDRANEGEAVNVASKIVSDNSIIGVVGHLNSGCSIPASAIYSRKNLIMITPASTNPKLTLQGFKNVFRVCPTDAQQGPVAAKFLVKKGIKNIYVIDDKTEYGQGLADEFEKEFKRLGGQILGRDSITVGSRNFKALLTKVKQTSPQAIFFGGVYVEGALLTKQADEVGLNVPFVGGDGLKTDEYIKIAGDSANGDIITFIGSPIDQNSEFYRKYKSMFPNDEIGPFDLNSYIAAKIIFSSLTNSLISYGGFSREKAIEFIKKIEFKHQDIIVKFDDNGDNLNSVFTIYSIKNNNFSIVEVAK
- a CDS encoding gamma carbonic anhydrase family protein yields the protein MIYNYREIVPRIHYSAYISDSASIIGDVEIGEDSSVWFGAVIRGDVCFVKIGRSSNIQDNAVVHVNHNVPTIIGDYVTIGHNAIIHGSTISDYVIVGMGAIVLDNVRVNSNVIIGAGSVVPPRMEIPSGVLVLGAPAKIVRELTSEEIEYIRRNAIEYVNLGKSMKT